One part of the Schistocerca piceifrons isolate TAMUIC-IGC-003096 chromosome 2, iqSchPice1.1, whole genome shotgun sequence genome encodes these proteins:
- the LOC124775550 gene encoding LOW QUALITY PROTEIN: cyclin-dependent kinase 6-like (The sequence of the model RefSeq protein was modified relative to this genomic sequence to represent the inferred CDS: inserted 1 base in 1 codon), producing MDAGIQSHPNFEMLAQIGNGAYSTVYRACSTSGQIVAVKKVHVNLCADGIPLSTLREVVLLKELAQYEHPNIVKLLDVCTGHRTETDLYLFLVFEHLEHDLSNYIEKCPRSGMGASLVRDIMFQTLSGVDFLHSKRVIHRDLKPQNILISSSGTVKLADFGLAKTYDFEMLLTSVVVTIWYRAPEVLXNSTYATPVDIWSCGCIMAELFLLHPIFCGTSEVDQLDKIFSILGTPPETSWPEQTPLPWSVFKNYTAADLEGMMPDCSSDGLNLLQNLLMFDPCQRISAAKALAHPYFKEHGYIAR from the exons ATGGATGCAGGAATTCAGAGTCATCCCAATTTTGAGATGTTGGCCCAGATAGGTAATGGTGCATACAGCACTGTTTACCGTGCATGTTCAACGAGTGGGCAAATTGTAGCTGTAAAGAAAGTCCATGTGAACCTTTGTGCTGATGGTATACCTTTGTCTACACTTCgggaagttgttcttttgaaggaATTGGCTCAGTATGAGCATCCGAATATAGTGAAACTACTGGATGTCTGCACGGGTCATAGAACAGAAACCGATCTGTATCTGTTTTTAGTGTTTGAACATTTGGAGCACGATTTGTCTAATTACATTGAAAAGTGTCCCCGGTCTGGCATGGGAGCAAGCTTGGTGAGAGACATTATGTTCCAGACTTTGAGTGGTGTTGATTTTCTCCATAGTAAGCGTGTAATCCATCGAGATCTGAAACCTCAGAACATCCTGATTTCTTCTTCAGGAACAGTGAAGTTAGCAGACTTTGGGCTGGCTAAGACTTATGACTTTGAAATGCTACTTACTTCTGTTGTTGTAACCATATGGTATCGTGCTCCAGAGGTTC TCAACTCAACATATGCTACACCAGTTGATATATGGTCCTGTGGTTGTATTATGGCTGAATTGTTTCTCCTGCATCCCATATTTTGTGGAACATCAGAAGTTGATCAGCTGGACAAGATATTCAGCATCTTAGGAACACCTCCTGAAACAAGTTGGCCAGAGCAGACACCATTACCTTGGTCTGTTTTCAAAAACTACACAGCTGCTGACCTGGAAGGGATGATGCCTGATTGCTCCTCAGATGGTCTGAATCTTTTGCAGAATTTGTTGATGTTTGATCCTTGTCAGAGAATCAGTGCTGCAAAAGCCTTAGCTCACCCTTATTTCAAGGAGCATGGATACATTGCACGCTAG